A genomic stretch from Hemibagrus wyckioides isolate EC202008001 linkage group LG02, SWU_Hwy_1.0, whole genome shotgun sequence includes:
- the odad4 gene encoding outer dynein arm-docking complex subunit 4: MSDNEGDQGPKSTFSTYMAEADQLFHRGEYSKAIESYSTALLLQPGDRNCLVARSRCFVKMGGAENALKDAEASLKDDKSFFKGLYQKAEALYTMGDFEFALVFYHRGNKLRPELQEFRLGIQKAEEAINNSVGSPSSVKLESKGDLSFFHKVDERKKTRSKAFIHPLKKDLSEQSQKTPKRERTAKQLLGELYTDKEYLEKLLRDEDLIKAKTRTGERLQDVIMSCISYLDTRTEFWRQQKPIYARERDRKLLQQQWNRTRNRPPSDPTFYILKNLEEIDTELTAGNAEKSLKKAREVLKMVQGCSDKALPNKAEVLGNLYSCIGNALMDLGNMDKALENHLKDLELAQQGKLMDSKSRALDNIGRVYARIGKFHQAIKVWEEKIPLVQGGLEKAWLFHEIGRCYLELKQHTKARDYGIHSLSAANDIGDEKWQLNASVLVAQAELKLGNYKSSVLHFEKALDQAKLLQDDNARDAIQKALQDTRQQEAM, translated from the exons atgtCGGACAACGAGGGAGATCAAGGTCCGAAAAGTACGTTTTCCACCTACATGGCCGAAGCGGACCAGCTGTTTCACAGAGGAGAATATAGCAAGGCTATTGAAAGCTATTCGACG GCTCTGCTGTTACAGCCGGGAGACAGGAACTGTTTGGTTGCCAGATCGAGATGTTTTGTGAAAATGGGGGGAGCTGAGAATGCGCTGAAGGACGCAGAAGCTTCTCTTAAAGATGACAAAAGCTTCTTTAAG GGTTTGTATCAAAAGGCAGAGGCTCTGTACACCATGGGGGACTTTGAATTTGCACTGGTCTTCTACCACCGAGGCAACAAACTACGACCAGAGCTGCAGGAGTTCAGACTTGGTATACAGAAAGCTGAGGAAGCCATCAACAACTCTGTGGGAA GTCCGTCATCTGTAAAGCTGGAAAGTAAGGGTGATCTGTCTTTCTTCCATAAAGTAGATGAG CGCAAAAAGACTCGATCAAAGGCATTTATCCATCCCCTGAAGAAGGACCTGAGTGAACAAAGCCAAAAGACacctaagagagagagaacagctaAACAGCTCCTGGGAGAGTTGTACACTGACAAAGAATACCTGGAAAAGCTGCTCCGAGatgaag ATCTAATTAAAGCTAAGACACGTACTGGTGAGAGGCTGCAGGACGTAATCATGAGCTGCATCTCGTATCTGGACACACGCACTGAGTTCTGGCGGCAGCAGAAACCTATCTATGCCCGCGAGCGCGATCGAAAGCTCCTGCAGCAGCAGTGGAACCGCACACGCAACCGTCCTCCCTCTGACCCCACCTTCTACATCCTCAAAAACCTGGAGGAGATAGACACAG AACTGACTGCAGGTAACGCAGAGAAGAGTCTAAAGAAGGCCCGAGAGGTGCTAAAGATGGTGCAAGGCTGTTCTGACAAAGCTCTTCCCAATAAGGCAGAAGTGCTGGGAAACCTGTACAGCTGCATTG GTAATGCACTGATGGATCTGGGAAACATGGACAAGGCCCTGGAGAACCATCTGAAAGATCTGGAGCTCGCCCAGCAAGG taaattgaTGGACAGTAAATCCAGGGCTCTGGACAACATCGGTCGAGTGTATGCACGGATTGGCAAATTTCATCAAGCCATAAAAGT ctgggAGGAAAAGATCCCTTTAGTACAAGGTGGGCTGGAGAAGGCTTGGCTGTTCCATGAGATTGGCCGCTGTTATCTGGAACTGAAGCAGCACACCAAGGCCAGAGACTATGGCATCCACTCACTCAGTGCTGCGAATGACATTGGTGATGAGAAATGGCAGCTCAATGCCAGTGTGTTAGTGGCACAGGCTGAGT TGAAACTGGGTAACTATAAGTCCAGTGTGTTACACTTTGAGAAGGCACTGGACCAGGCTAAACTGCTGCAGGATGACAATGCCAGAGACGCCATCCAGAAG GCTCTTCAAGACACAAGACAGCAAGAGGCCATGTGA
- the cnp gene encoding 2',3'-cyclic-nucleotide 3'-phosphodiesterase, giving the protein MEADQNQEVPEAVAETNVAETEVPTPEQPISEEVNETPSAQETPEPEEPAVEDLEVEIESTEQTPEVETAKENGSPEVATEPEKLPEKEEVPEKAAEVQKPAEEPAEVETKPEIEVVEQQITEPAKPDKAEPEEDGKAEPAASEPPATSEAAPTEPEKEAEKAEDKPTEVVAEKPSEAQAESPKEPALPMFYGWFLLSDVEEKIKCSTMEFLKTLDTLEAFKKNISDFTGDAEKEVDLEQYFQINTPLHCTTKFCDYGKAEGAKEYAELQVVKDSSDKTTELSVVGLIVTPRIFGARVALTTEQLALWPTGADKEGIPPADLPGVEALPVGSRAHVTLGCAAGVEAVQTGIDLLEILILQQGEEKPATVEELELGTLSYLGQGRWYLALREAVTCDATFLSFSEKQQPTEPAKKEGGEKKKKPKCSIL; this is encoded by the exons ATGGAAGCTGATCAGAATCAGGAAGTGCCGGAGGCTGTTGCTGAGACCAATGTGGCAGAGACAGAAGTGCCCACTCCTGAGCAGCCCATATCTGAGGAGGTGAATGAGACTCCTTCGGCTCAGGAAACTCCCGAGCCAGAGGAGCCGGCAGTGGAAGATTTAGAAGTAGAGATAGAGTCCACAGAACAAACACCTGAAGTGGAGACTGCCAAAGAGAACGGGTCTCCTGAGGTGGCCACAGAGCCAGAGAAATTGCCTGAGAAGGAGGAAGTCCCCGAGAAAGCTGCCGAGGTCCAGAAACCTGCTGAGGAACCAGCTGAGGTTGAGACAAAGCCAGAGATTGAAGTGGTGGAGCAACAAATAACAGAGCCAGCGAAGCCAGATAAAGCAGAACCAGAAGAAGATGGGAAAGCAGAGCCTGCTGCATCAGAGCCTCCTGCCACAAGTGAAGCTGCACCAACTGAACCAGAAAAAGAGGCAGAGAAAGCTGAAGACAAGCCAACCGAGGTAGTGGCAGAAAAGCCCTCAGAGGCTCAAGCTGAGTCGCCAAAAGAACCGGCACTCCCCATGTTCTATGGCTGGTTCTTGCTGTCTGATGTTGAAGAGAAGATAAAGTGCTCCACGATGGAGTTCCTGAAGACGCTGGACACTCTGGAGGCCTTcaagaaaaatatcagtgatt ttactgGGGATGCAGAGAAGGAGGTGGATCTGGAGCAGTACTTCCAGATCAATACACCACTCCACTGCACTACTAAATTCTGTGACTATGGAAAGGCAGAAGGTGCAAAAGAATATGCTGAACTGCAG GTggttaaagattccagtgacaAAACCACAGAACTATCTGTTGTTGGTCTCATAGTAACTCCTCGTATTTTCGGTGCCCGTGTGGCACTGACCACTGAGCAGCTCGCACTGTGGCCCACGGGAGCTGATAAAGAGGGGATTCCACCAGCTGACCTCCCTGGTGTCGAGGCTCTCCCAGTGGGCAGCCGTGCTCACGTGACCCTGGGCTGTGCTGCAGGCGTGGAGGCTGTTCAAACCGGTATTGACCTGCTGGAGATCCTGATCCTCCAACAAGGAGAAGAGAAACCAGCCACAGTGGAGGAGCTGGAGCTGGGCACACTCTCATACCTGGGCCAGGGTCGCTGGTATCTGGCTCTGAGAGAGGCGGTCACGTGCGACGCAACATTCTTGAGCTTCTCTGAAAAGCAACAACCCACTGAACCAGCCAAGAAGGAGGGtggggagaaaaagaagaagccaAAGTGCTCAATTCtgtga